Part of the Brassica oleracea var. oleracea cultivar TO1000 chromosome C8, BOL, whole genome shotgun sequence genome is shown below.
ATAGCATGAAGTATCTTGCGATTTCAGAGACAATATGATGTTCTTCAAAGAGAGGTAAACCTTCCGAGTCTTCCAGCACACTGAGTTTATTTCTGGCTCTACGTCCCTTTGCAACAGCATGGAAAAACCCAGTGTTTTAGTCGCCTAAGGTCAGCCAAAGAAGGCGGCTTTCAGCAGGTCTGAGGTTATCTTGGCTATCACTGCATCTTCGACCACTGTGGAAGACATAGCTCTATCTAATTCGTCCTTAAGTGATACAATTGCCTTATGACTATTAGCGAAATGTTTCTTGCTCCAAGAGACAATTGCTCTTCGACAGCGGGTTAGACGTTTTGAGACAGATTCTGATCTAGCTGCGTGCCAAGTAGCATCTATGATCCCTTTGACCTCATCATTGTCCTTTAAACGTCTATCATAACTGAAGGTTCTTCCCGACTTCTTCTTTTTAGCGTCAAAGGAGCAGTGTATCGGACGGTGATCCGAACCCTCGAACTTTAGGTAGTGACATCTTCCTTGGGGGAAAGTGTCATACCAGTCGCTGTTGACGAGGGTTCTGTCGAGGCGGCAGTGAACCCGATGCTTGCCACGGGTACCTCTCCAGGAAAGGTAAGTTACCAGTGTGTTGTAAGTCGAATAGATCATTCTTACCCAAAAATTCTCGAAAAGCTGAGAAGGAGCTCTCTGGTCTAGCCGGACCCCCTGATTTCTCCGTGTTATCAATGATCTCATTAAAATCGCCAGTCAAGAGCCAGGGACCCGATCTGCCAGAAGCCAGAGTCGAGATTTGATACCATACTAGAGAGCGACGTGGGACTTCAGGTGCGCCGTAAACAAATGTAGCGTTGACTGTGCTCCATCTGCGACATAACAGGCTAGCCTTGATCACATCCTTCGTGGGAAGATTAAGAAGTATCTCACAAAGCAAACAATCTGGTAACTGGCTGATCCTATCTTCTTTTTTTTTCTTCTATGATTCTATCAGCACCAACAGGTTTCTTCTCTAACGTCATCTCTATAGAATTTTTGAAGCCGTGTCATTTCACCAAAGAGTTGGAAACGCAAACGTCAAGGCTCGAGTAAAACAATTGAGAAAGATTGTTGAACAAGCAACACCAATTCGAGCTAGGGTTTCTGAGTCTTGATCACCTATTCATGTGAAGACGTTGGGAAACAATAATGGCATAATCCTATTAGAAATAAGGTGATTTAGCATTTATCATTTCATTGTTTATGTGTGATTTTAAATTTTTAATGAGATGATTAATACTTTGTTTTAATTTGTTAATTAATGACCCAATATTTCAATACTTTTATGATGTTTGATCAATTATAAATATATGCTAGGAGAGCCAAAGGAGAAAACAATTTTAGACAGATTATGATTGTGAGAGTCAAATGTTAAGAACTCTGTAGCTGATTCTTCTCATTCTGAAGTCTCTCTGTTAGTTCGATTCAGTACAGAGTTTCCGGTAGATTGAGAGTTCTGACAAGCCATGTAGAGACAGAACAAACATAGTCCTGTTTCAGACAGAAAGAAAGTATTAGTCAGAAACAGGTTCTGCAGATTCTTTTACATCCATTATTCTTTTACATACATTTCAAAATGAATGTCAAAAGCATTGCTTCTTTTCCATCGTCTTTATCAATTGCCATAATGTATAGTCTTAACACTTGGGAAAGAGTATATGCTTACCCGCATAAGCAATGGTCATACCGGATATGATCCGTCCCAGAGCTGCCAGGAAATATAGAGAGATCACGACCTGAAAGTAAGAAACATCCCAATGGAACAACAATAAAGTTTAGAAGTTTGTCAATACGTAGAACCATGTCTGATAATCGCGTTAAAAAAAAGGGACAGGATTCTACAGAATGTTAGTCAAATGACATAAACATCAGTAAATGGCATTCAAAGTATCTCTTCTACTGTAATATAATAACCAAGGAGATGGAAAAAAAAAACTGAACTTGCCTTAAGAAATAGCCTCTTGTCATGTCCCGTAGCTGCAACACGCAAAACGGATTCAGCAGCACCAACAGTATTAGCTAAGCGTGCAACGATGTTACTAGCTGTGTCTTGTGATATTTGCCACTCTAATGGATCCACAGGTACCCTTCAAAATAAACATTCACAGAAACAAAAAGCTTCATTTTCATATCCTAATTCGTGTGATGAACAAAAAAAATCAATATCAAACAACAAAGAATCCTTATTAGGCATTGCAACAAGGAAGAAAATTCAACATTCACACGATTATGATAAAACCATAGGACAACAAAAGGCAGACTGAATCTAACAGATCAGAGACAGAAGACAAACAAATTGGAGAATCTTACGAGACATTGAGTTGACGAAAGAGAAGACCGAGAATGGCGAGGGAGGACAAGAGAACGATGAGGACATCGGAGAAGAGGGAGAGAAGAGTCGCGTTTCGATTAGCGCAATGGTGATACACTAGCGTCCCGCTTATCAGTAATCCTATCGCCTTTCCCATTTCCCCCATCTCTGAATCTTATTGGTTCCGACATCGTTCGTTAGTTTTCATTTAAAACGATGACAGCGACGAGTTCCGGTTTGCCGGTCTGACTTCGGTTCACATTTGGTTTGATTCTTCGTAAGAAATAAAATTAATATCACGTGATCCGATATGGCCACATACCAGATGTTAAACTAATAATAGCAAATATTACACTTGAAATTAGCCAAAAAAACAAAAAAAAGGTATGAGTTGCAAAGAGGATACGAGGTGCTTTACATATGACTTGGATTCGGAAGAACACACCTTCGGTAGTAACTAATGTGGGACAAAAAATAACCCGAGACCCTAGAGACACCGGAAGCCGCTACCGGTTCAACAAACCGGAGAGAAACGAGAGCGCTGAGAGATCCTCCAAACACACGCTGAAGCACATCGAAACAAAGGATTCAGGGAGGAAACACTCCAAAATCGCCACACGCGCCGCTACCACTGCAAGCGAAGAAGACCGGAAAAGAAGCGAAAAAATTGGATCTCCAGGGCCACCGGCAACCACTAACATGCTGAGATCCACCGCGGTCAGATCCTTTATCAGATTCGTCGAGAAATTCCAGAGCTTTGAGCATATTGGAAAGGGAGGACAAGAGAATCCAGCGAAGCAAAAATAAAAGAGGAAGAGAAAGATTCCGACGTCGGCGGCAACTGACGCCGGAAGAAAGAGAAAATAAACTTTTGGTTTCTAGAGAGAGGTGAGAGAGGTTTTTGTAACTTCTCTCTATTAAAGCGAAATTAAGAAACTATCTTTCGAGATTTGATTGTCGCGGAAAGGCGTTATAAAATCTTATAGACTTTTGAATCCCAGACTATGTAATTTATTTCAGATTATTGGATGCAAAGCTTATTGGAAGTTCCATAGTACTGCAGGCAGAACTGTTCGTTGTGGTCGTTTGCTGTGGAGAGAGCATGTCCATGAGGATGTCGTACATGCAGAACCGTTTGTCGATCGAAGTGTTTCGGGGAAAGCTTCATCGTGGACAGAGCCGGTCCTTGTTTATTTAGGGCTACAAGCCAAACATAAAAAATGGCCGAAAAAATAATCAAGCGCATAGAGGGTTTTGAGAACCCATGACATGTTGACACATATCTGGCCACTAAGCCACCAGGCTAATGACGTTTTACATAATTTTGTGGCTGGTTAAATCCATATTTAAAATACGGCCGCAAGCACGTGCTTCTTCCGCTTTGGCTCAGGGCCGTCTCTGATCGTGGAATCCTTATCCGTGGAGTTGTTCATCAATATCACATATGTTGCAAGTAGTTGATCATCGTATGTAACCGACTTAGAGATTATATGATGATGTAATGTGTTACCCAATGTTAAATAAAATGGTTCTAATCATGTCGTAAGCATATAATGCAATTATCAATGACGTGATTGACCACGTTCGGGATATATCAAAACTAGGGCTCGGCAAAATATATGTAAATTTTGTTTCGATTTGTTATCGATTCGAATCGAAAAAATTCAGAAGTATGTAACTCTACGAAGTGAAGCAAATACTAATTTACAATATACGTAAAAATGAATCAAATCACAAATATTAATATTCCTAGGAACAAATATCTGATTCGATCCGTTATATGCATATATCTAAAACCAATTATATATAACTTATATAAATAATATATCATATAAATAATATATTTATATAAGTTTTACAATAATTTTATTTATTAGTTATTATAATTTTAAAATGTAAATAATTTTTTTATTTTGTAATAAATTATTATTATTTTACATTATTTCTGATTTTCATTTATTTTTTTAATTTTATTTGTAAAATCGGATATCCGGTTAAAAATCTAAAATTTTCTCGATTTTCAGAAAATCGAACAATCAGATGATTACGGATTGTATCGAACCAGATCCCCTATATCTTAATTGAGGAACATTTGAAAAGATGTAACCTTAATTTTGTAATAATAAAAAAAAAACACTTTGCTTATGTGTCAATCAATTCGGTAGTTAATTAATCCTACGTGTCAGTCCCACATTGAAATTGAAAAACATGTTGGTCCAATTCGATTTTTATATCTCATTAGAAACATTTAATACCAACTATATGATATCATATGATATTAACTAAAGCAAGGTGATACCTACAGAATTATCTAATGTGATTATGATATATATAGTAATTAATGATTTTAAATAATGAATATTTGTTAATAATCTGTATGTTTTCTATCATTTTTGTTTAATTCTTTACTATTAAAATAAATTACACAATTACATTAATCATATATTAAGAATTAGATTTTTTTGTATATGTTGTATTTTGAATTTTTCAAAGCGAGTATAAATGACTAAAACTGTTAAAAGTCTCACATAAACTTTTGTGATCAATGTTTAATTTTTTTTTTATAATAAGATACAATGATAATAAAATGATATGAATAAATAATTTTATTTTAATAGGTGTTTATATTAATATATATATATATATATACTTCATATCGTTTAAATTTAATTATATATCATATACGATAGATAAGATTGATTTTTTTTGTTTATTCTAAAATGATTGCGAATAAAAAAAAGCAGTCATATACGATAGACTCCGAGGGTGTCTTGCTTGTGTTGTGTTTTAGTCTTCAGTCCTAGGTTGGTCTGGGTTGTTGGATTGGAGATCAAGTTTAGTAATCACTTTGTGGATTGCTTCTCTAGGGTCGAAACTGTTTTCAGGTGTGCAGTTGCAGGTTATAGCTGGCTCTGATGTGGGTTTTTAATTCTTCCATTGATCCTGGTCAAGCGCCCTTCAGGCGTCCTTTGGTGGTTTTCGAGCTTGTATATCAGTTTATGCTTCGGGGGGTGAAGGAGGTTTAGAGGTGTAAGCATGCTGGAGTTTGTTTGGGTTGCAACTTGTTTAGAAGGAGCTTTTGCTTGGTTGGAATTGATCTGATGTGGTCTCTTTGATGTTTGTTCTTTCTGGGGCTTTCGGTTTCTGCTTCGTGTAGTCACTGGTTTGGTCTCGTCGTTCAGTCTATGTGGTATTTTTAGGTCTTCATGTGATGAAGTGTCGAAGCGAGGAAGCTGTGCAGTTCCTTGCTATGCATCCTACGGGTTCTCTGGACTTCTTGGTAAGGGGTTGTGGAGCTTATGCTCAATCGCGACGGTCTTGGAGTAGTCAATCGCCAATCGTGCATGTGTCTCATCGTTGGTTGCTCGGGTTGATGGCTTGTTCTCTGGTGGCTTCTCTTGCTTGAAGAAGTGGTAAGTGTGTTGTTTGCTTGTGGTTCCTTGGGGAACGGTAGTGGAGATTTCAGCTCAACTCTAATAATAAAGACCAGTTGCTTTCCTACTCAATCCTGCTTCTGGTTTCGACCAACTTCATCTTGTTTGAAGTTATGCTTGTGCTCCAGCAGGCGTTTAGCCTCTTTTTCTTTCTTTTGTCTCTTGAGTTTGTAGATATGTTTTAGTTTAAGCGTTTGGCTCCGGGTGGTAACTTGTACACGCCGGTTTGTGGCTCCAGAAAGGGATTATACCTTTGTTGGC
Proteins encoded:
- the LOC106309731 gene encoding reticulon-like protein B22 → MGEMGKAIGLLISGTLVYHHCANRNATLLSLFSDVLIVLLSSLAILGLLFRQLNVSVPVDPLEWQISQDTASNIVARLANTVGAAESVLRVAATGHDKRLFLKVVISLYFLAALGRIISGMTIAYAGLCLFCLYMACQNSQSTGNSVLNRTNRETSE